In Rickettsia endosymbiont of Gonocerus acuteangulatus, the following are encoded in one genomic region:
- a CDS encoding IS30 family transposase, translating to MHWWIIKSQKIILVLNNSKRATTVTNGFLRKIKTLPNSVRKTITMDNGKEFVGHVAYRLSGFQTFFCDPYRPRQKALVEKMNSMIHRILPKNTDITTVTQRGLDNVAEILNNMPRKIFGYKTPNEIWAENL from the coding sequence GTGCACTGGTGGATAATAAAGAGTCAAAAGATTATTTTAGTGCTGAATAACTCCAAGAGAGCTACAACAGTTACCAATGGTTTTTTAAGAAAGATAAAAACTCTTCCAAATAGTGTGAGAAAGACTATTACTATGGATAATGGCAAAGAGTTTGTGGGGCATGTTGCCTATAGACTATCTGGGTTTCAAACTTTCTTTTGTGATCCATACCGCCCTAGACAAAAAGCATTAGTGGAAAAAATGAATTCTATGATTCATAGAATTTTACCTAAAAATACAGATATTACTACCGTTACACAAAGAGGTCTTGACAATGTTGCTGAGATTTTAAATAACATGCCAAGAAAGATTTTTGGTTATAAAACCCCCAATGAAATTTGGGCAGAAAATTTATAG
- a CDS encoding Ppx/GppA phosphatase family protein produces MRSAIIDIGSNALRAVVYETDELGAPEIFNYKFKNYLTNLLNLDNLDIKHQTYLSLQYLIHIFNKLSVTNIRCVATAILRGHPKAEEFKTIIEKKFNIEVEIISGEREAYLTAAGLISGISDASGIVADLGGGSLELAQIADKKVGKLKSLPLGTRIIANNNFDNLRLITELIEKEFGLEHYSNLYLIGGALRLMSRIYMESINYPLKNLHNFEISRVEFELYLEKLSQIDKLKLSYYEQKAINYNAVLVIKAMIKVFFPEKIIISNYGLKEGVRFDSLPDNEKEKDIIYERVKRLVKFDRNICKIDQYIEAVKYLLINPDNTTLITVELAIMLAQYNKNIDKTLRANFVSEFILSSDIPFSHRQRLMLGIALTVTYTAKTDMNINKIAKKMISKSDYYNSHIIGYYIKIAREIDGPEFQEPSFSIKLKDDEFLQINTSILPKQVFEKVHERLKDIRSARKNINQSFSD; encoded by the coding sequence ATGCGTTCAGCTATTATTGATATCGGTTCAAATGCTTTAAGAGCTGTAGTTTATGAAACCGATGAGCTTGGAGCTCCTGAAATTTTTAATTATAAATTCAAAAATTATCTAACTAATCTACTTAATTTAGATAATTTAGACATAAAACATCAAACATATTTATCTTTACAATATCTTATTCACATCTTCAATAAGCTTTCCGTTACTAATATTAGATGCGTCGCAACTGCTATACTCAGAGGTCACCCTAAAGCAGAAGAATTCAAAACAATAATTGAAAAGAAATTCAATATTGAAGTTGAGATTATCTCAGGTGAACGTGAAGCTTATTTAACTGCTGCAGGTTTAATCTCCGGAATTAGCGATGCTTCAGGTATTGTAGCTGATCTTGGGGGCGGCAGCTTAGAGCTTGCACAAATTGCGGATAAAAAAGTTGGTAAGTTAAAATCGCTACCGCTTGGCACACGAATTATTGCTAATAATAATTTTGATAACCTTAGGCTTATTACTGAATTAATTGAAAAAGAATTTGGTCTTGAGCATTATTCTAATCTATATTTAATCGGTGGTGCATTACGTTTAATGAGCCGCATATATATGGAGTCTATTAATTATCCTCTTAAAAATTTACATAACTTTGAAATAAGCCGTGTAGAGTTCGAGCTATATTTGGAAAAATTATCACAAATCGATAAGTTAAAGCTTAGCTATTATGAACAAAAAGCGATTAATTATAACGCTGTTTTAGTAATAAAAGCGATGATTAAAGTATTTTTTCCAGAGAAAATTATCATCTCAAATTATGGCTTAAAAGAAGGGGTGAGATTTGATTCACTACCGGATAATGAAAAAGAAAAAGATATTATTTATGAGCGAGTTAAGAGATTAGTAAAATTTGATAGAAATATATGTAAAATCGATCAATATATTGAAGCCGTAAAATATCTTCTTATTAATCCAGATAATACCACTCTAATAACAGTGGAGCTAGCTATAATGCTTGCTCAGTATAACAAAAATATCGATAAAACACTCAGAGCTAATTTCGTTTCAGAATTTATTCTATCTTCAGATATTCCCTTTAGCCATAGACAGCGTCTAATGCTTGGTATTGCACTAACTGTTACTTATACTGCTAAAACTGATATGAATATTAATAAGATAGCTAAAAAAATGATCAGTAAAAGTGATTATTATAACAGCCATATTATCGGTTATTATATAAAGATTGCTAGAGAAATCGATGGACCAGAATTTCAAGAACCCTCTTTCTCTATCAAGCTAAAAGATGACGAATTTTTACAAATTAATACTTCTATCCTTCCTAAACAAGTCTTCGAAAAAGTCCATGAACGCCTAAAGGATATAAGAAGTGCTAGGAAAAATATCAACCAAAGCTTTAGTGATTAA
- a CDS encoding helix-turn-helix domain-containing protein translates to MMNRKYRHLSREERYEIKRMYDLGVSINKIAQHLTRSKSTISMELKRNKVKDKYMPCVAQEKYENRMYQQELLKIEKNPMLLDYIKNAMIRKKWSPDAIAGKLKLDKNTALCISTESIYRFVYTSVVAAKLKLYSYLPSKRYKRQEKREEASKDHYTTKDLNTSA, encoded by the coding sequence ATGATGAACAGAAAATATAGACACTTATCTCGAGAAGAGAGATATGAGATAAAAAGAATGTATGACCTAGGAGTCAGTATTAATAAGATAGCACAACATCTTACGAGGTCTAAAAGCACTATTAGTATGGAGCTAAAAAGAAATAAGGTAAAAGATAAGTATATGCCTTGTGTTGCTCAGGAAAAATATGAAAACAGGATGTATCAGCAAGAGTTATTAAAAATAGAAAAGAACCCTATGTTGTTAGATTATATTAAAAATGCTATGATTCGCAAGAAATGGTCGCCGGATGCTATAGCCGGAAAGTTAAAACTAGACAAAAATACAGCTTTGTGTATCAGTACAGAAAGTATATATAGATTTGTTTACACTTCTGTAGTAGCAGCTAAATTAAAGTTATATAGCTATTTACCTTCTAAAAGATATAAAAGGCAAGAAAAGAGGGAAGAGGCGTCAAAGGATCATTATACCACAAAGGATCTCAATACATCAGCGTGA
- a CDS encoding transposase — protein MVLLATLSSLTCLIIFTIIYHFFTHSVSFDYYAPIKANRNVSKTHDSKPYKAVKELTFSDEEIRHGVEIHIKGFAKNKHVNLFKFTVPTNRVEYVVTNNKTQKSSKAAQDECGFRWVIESMHREIKQLTGIERCQCRKQRIQRNHISCAFLVWAFLKRTANTIGKTVYQIKLGLLDDYMQQQLRSPSLRYLEPNIA, from the coding sequence TTGGTATTGCTTGCAACTTTATCCTCTTTGACATGTTTAATTATTTTTACAATAATTTATCACTTTTTTACTCATAGCGTAAGTTTTGATTATTATGCCCCTATTAAAGCCAATAGAAACGTTAGTAAAACACACGATTCTAAACCTTATAAAGCTGTAAAAGAGTTGACATTTTCAGATGAAGAGATCAGGCATGGAGTAGAGATTCATATAAAAGGCTTTGCTAAAAATAAGCATGTTAATTTGTTTAAATTTACTGTTCCTACCAACAGAGTTGAGTATGTTGTTACCAATAACAAAACTCAAAAATCTTCTAAAGCTGCACAAGATGAGTGTGGCTTTCGATGGGTAATTGAGAGCATGCACAGAGAAATTAAGCAACTTACTGGGATAGAACGTTGTCAATGCAGGAAACAGCGTATTCAACGTAATCATATTAGTTGTGCATTTTTAGTTTGGGCATTTCTCAAAAGGACTGCAAATACAATCGGTAAAACGGTTTACCAAATAAAGTTAGGGCTTTTAGATGACTATATGCAACAACAGCTGCGTTCTCCATCTTTACGATATTTAGAACCAAACATAGCGTAA
- the tnpA gene encoding IS200/IS605 family transposase, giving the protein MSKYIHKSHNVTVLLYHMVFPAKYRRAVFDVSVDQVLREICLEIEKRYQIKFLEIGVDEDHVHFLVQSVPTYSVTKIVTTIKSVTARQIFRQCPQVKKQLWGGEFWTDGYFTSTVGKHGNENMIGKYVKNQGKEYQKLHEDHQLAFF; this is encoded by the coding sequence ATGAGCAAATATATACATAAAAGTCATAATGTTACGGTACTGCTGTATCACATGGTATTTCCAGCAAAATATCGCCGAGCAGTGTTTGACGTATCAGTTGATCAAGTATTACGAGAAATATGTTTAGAGATAGAAAAGAGATATCAAATAAAATTTTTAGAAATAGGGGTTGATGAAGATCATGTCCATTTTTTGGTACAATCTGTACCAACCTATAGCGTAACAAAAATAGTAACAACAATTAAAAGTGTTACAGCTCGTCAAATATTTAGACAGTGTCCACAGGTAAAGAAACAATTATGGGGTGGAGAATTTTGGACTGATGGATATTTTACGAGTACGGTAGGTAAGCATGGAAATGAGAATATGATAGGAAAATACGTAAAAAACCAAGGCAAGGAATATCAGAAACTGCATGAGGATCATCAGCTAGCTTTCTTCTAA
- a CDS encoding IS630 family transposase (programmed frameshift), with translation MARAYAIELRLRVIKAVEAGIRISKVSKLFNVSRDTIYKWKKLKDKQGTLEAATGYQKGHSHKIKDSESFKEFFKANMNKTSKELAKQWGNIASVTILRQIRKLGYSYKKTHFHPKRDIKLRNEFIAKIQTITKDKLVYLDESGIEDNACKEYGWSIIGQRCYGEKVYQHKFRISMIAGLCNGNLIAPVIFEGNCNTEVFKTYIRDVLITELQPGQTVIMDNINFHKNSKVKEFIESVGCTILYLPTYSPDLNPIEHYWFKIKNEIRKVVGDFETFYDAVFNTIKLSVS, from the exons ATGGCACGAGCATATGCAATAGAACTAAGACTAAGAGTTATAAAAGCTGTAGAAGCAGGGATACGAATAAGTAAGGTAAGTAAATTATTTAATGTAAGTCGTGATACTATATATAAATGGAAAAAATTAAAAGATAAGCAAGGTACTTTAGAAGCAGCAACTGGTTATCAGAAAGGACATAGTCATAAGATAAAAGATTCAGAATCTTTTAAAGAATTTTTTAAAGCTAATATGAATAAAACATCAAAGGAGTTAGCAAAGCAATGGGGTAATATTGCATCTGTAACTATTTTAAGACAAATCAGAAAACTTGGCTATAGCTATAAA AAAACTCATTTTCATCCGAAAAGAGATATTAAATTAAGAAATGAATTTATAGCAAAGATACAAACCATCACAAAAGACAAATTAGTATATCTTGATGAATCTGGAATAGAGGATAATGCTTGCAAAGAGTATGGATGGAGCATTATAGGACAAAGGTGTTATGGAGAAAAGGTGTATCAACATAAATTTAGAATAAGTATGATAGCTGGTCTTTGTAATGGTAATCTTATTGCTCCTGTAATATTTGAAGGTAATTGTAATACAGAGGTCTTTAAAACTTATATTAGGGATGTATTAATTACAGAATTACAACCTGGGCAAACCGTTATTATGGATAACATTAATTTTCATAAAAATTCTAAAGTTAAAGAGTTCATTGAATCCGTTGGTTGTACCATATTGTATTTACCAACTTACTCTCCTGATTTAAATCCTATAGAGCATTACTGGTTTAAGATAAAAAATGAAATTAGGAAAGTTGTAGGAGATTTTGAAACATTTTATGATGCTGTTTTTAATACTATTAAATTGTCAGTATCTTAA
- a CDS encoding transposase, whose translation MFKFTVPTNRVEYVVTNNKTQKSSKAAQDECGFRWVIESMHREIKQLTGIERCQCRKQRIQRNHISWAFLVWAFLKRTANTIGKTVYQIKLGLLDDYMQQQLRSPSLRYLEPNIA comes from the coding sequence TTGTTTAAATTTACTGTTCCTACCAACAGAGTTGAGTATGTTGTTACCAATAACAAAACTCAAAAATCTTCTAAAGCTGCACAAGATGAGTGTGGCTTTCGATGGGTAATTGAGAGCATGCACAGAGAAATTAAGCAACTTACTGGGATAGAACGTTGTCAATGCAGGAAACAGCGTATTCAACGTAATCATATTAGTTGGGCATTTTTAGTTTGGGCATTTCTCAAAAGGACTGCAAATACAATCGGTAAAACGGTTTACCAAATAAAGTTAGGGCTTTTAGATGACTATATGCAACAACAGCTGCGTTCTCCATCTTTACGATATTTAGAACCAAACATAGCGTAA
- a CDS encoding transposase, giving the protein MSKRIKLQAIPINRTDYCQFLIVSQKNYSLTYYAEHAKKCSHDVINRFLRNEKYTPSLLWEHIKNDVIFSSNGYTIFDDTVLNKRNTKQIEIARSQYSGATGRVTKGIGVVSLVYYNPDINKFWVIDYRIFAPDHDGATKLEHLLNMLNNAVYSKKIPFQTVLFDTWYSTHKIMQHVDSLGKYYYAPIKANRNVSKTHDSKPYKAVKELTFSDEEIRHGVEIHIKGFAKNKHVNLFKFTVPTNRVEYVVTNNKTHKSSKAAQDECGFRWVIESMHREIKQLTGIERCQCRKQRIQRNHISWAFLVWAFLKRTANTIGKTVYQIKLGLLDDYMQQQLRSPSLRYLEPNIA; this is encoded by the coding sequence ATGTCAAAGAGGATAAAGTTGCAAGCAATACCAATTAATAGGACAGATTATTGTCAATTTTTAATAGTTAGCCAAAAGAATTATAGTTTAACCTACTACGCTGAACATGCAAAGAAATGTAGTCATGATGTTATTAATAGATTTTTAAGGAATGAAAAATATACACCTTCTTTGTTATGGGAACACATCAAGAATGATGTTATTTTTTCATCTAATGGATATACAATATTTGATGATACGGTTTTAAATAAAAGGAATACGAAGCAAATAGAAATTGCAAGATCGCAGTACAGTGGAGCTACAGGTAGAGTTACTAAAGGTATAGGAGTAGTGAGTCTGGTATATTATAACCCTGATATTAATAAGTTTTGGGTAATAGATTATCGAATTTTTGCACCTGATCATGATGGAGCAACAAAACTAGAACACCTATTAAACATGTTAAATAATGCTGTTTATAGCAAGAAGATTCCTTTTCAAACAGTACTTTTTGACACATGGTATTCTACACACAAAATTATGCAACATGTTGACTCTCTGGGGAAATATTATTATGCCCCTATTAAAGCCAATAGAAACGTTAGTAAAACGCACGATTCTAAACCTTATAAAGCTGTAAAAGAGTTGACATTTTCAGATGAAGAGATCAGGCATGGAGTAGAGATTCATATAAAAGGCTTTGCTAAAAATAAGCATGTTAATTTGTTTAAATTTACTGTTCCTACCAACAGAGTTGAGTATGTTGTTACCAATAACAAAACTCACAAATCTTCTAAAGCTGCACAAGATGAGTGTGGCTTTCGATGGGTAATTGAGAGCATGCACAGAGAAATTAAGCAACTTACTGGGATAGAACGTTGTCAATGCAGGAAACAGCGTATTCAACGTAATCATATTAGTTGGGCATTTTTAGTTTGGGCATTTCTCAAAAGGACTGCAAATACAATCGGTAAAACGGTTTACCAAATAAAGTTAGGGCTTTTAGATGACTATATGCAACAACAGCTGCGTTCTCCATCTTTACGATATTTAGAACCAAACATAGCGTAA
- a CDS encoding type IV secretory system conjugative DNA transfer family protein: protein MEWHNILKVTRNIFGHAIIHPVVIFSTLWISGAFVAIFTNEIGTLGVDVTAINIAYKWAYWLVSVWGQLKISDYNYLKLKLLASLLGPALVVIIFYIKNFERIKSLQFFEQPEKVYGDARWASPADVESAGLRAKKGMLIGVDSGGYFVADGFQHALLFAPTGSGKGVGFVIPNLLFWSDSVVVHDIKLENHGLTSGWREKQGQKVFVWEPSNPDGITHCYNPIDWVSTKPGQMVDDVQKISNLIMPEKDFWNNEARSLFLGVTLYLIADPVKTKSFGEVVRTMRSDDVVYNLAVVLDTLGGIIHPVAYMNIAAFLQKADKERSGVISTMNSSLELWANPLIDSATASSDFNVQEFKKIKTTVYVGLTPDNIQRLQKLMQVFYQQATEFLSRKMPDLKEEPYGVMFLLDEFPTLGKMDTFKAGIAYFRGYRVRLFLIIQDTQQLKGTYEDAGMNSFLSNSTYRITFAANNYETANLISQLVGNKTVEQRSFSKPIFFDLNISTRTQNVSQVQRALLLPQEVIQLPRDEQIILIESFPPIKSRKIKYFEDKFFTSRLLPPTFVPTQVPFDPRANNNETSH, encoded by the coding sequence ATGGAATGGCATAACATACTCAAAGTCACTAGAAATATATTCGGTCATGCTATAATTCATCCGGTTGTTATTTTTAGTACCTTATGGATAAGTGGTGCATTTGTTGCAATTTTTACCAATGAAATTGGGACTCTTGGAGTAGATGTAACTGCTATAAATATTGCTTATAAATGGGCTTATTGGCTTGTTAGCGTTTGGGGACAATTAAAAATCTCTGATTATAACTATTTAAAATTAAAGCTACTTGCTTCACTTCTTGGTCCTGCTCTTGTCGTTATAATATTTTACATTAAAAACTTTGAGAGAATCAAATCACTACAATTTTTTGAGCAACCTGAAAAAGTCTATGGTGATGCTAGATGGGCAAGTCCTGCAGATGTTGAATCGGCTGGTCTTAGAGCTAAAAAAGGTATGCTAATCGGGGTTGATAGTGGTGGTTATTTTGTTGCTGATGGATTCCAGCACGCCTTATTATTTGCTCCTACCGGTTCTGGTAAAGGTGTGGGTTTTGTGATACCTAACCTATTATTTTGGTCTGATTCCGTAGTCGTTCATGATATAAAACTTGAAAACCATGGCTTAACGAGCGGTTGGCGTGAGAAACAAGGTCAGAAAGTCTTTGTATGGGAGCCATCCAATCCTGATGGTATTACTCACTGTTATAATCCTATTGATTGGGTTAGTACTAAGCCTGGGCAAATGGTTGATGACGTACAAAAAATTTCAAACCTTATCATGCCTGAAAAGGATTTCTGGAATAACGAAGCACGAAGCTTATTCTTAGGTGTAACTTTATATTTAATAGCCGATCCTGTTAAAACCAAATCCTTTGGTGAAGTGGTGCGTACCATGAGAAGTGACGATGTAGTATATAATCTAGCGGTCGTGCTTGATACTCTAGGCGGAATAATCCACCCTGTAGCATATATGAATATTGCAGCTTTCCTACAAAAAGCCGATAAGGAACGCTCAGGTGTTATATCTACCATGAACTCATCACTTGAGTTATGGGCAAACCCATTAATTGACTCTGCTACTGCTTCCTCTGACTTTAACGTGCAAGAATTCAAGAAAATAAAAACAACTGTATATGTAGGTCTTACTCCTGACAATATACAACGTTTGCAGAAATTAATGCAGGTCTTTTATCAGCAAGCTACAGAATTTTTAAGCCGAAAAATGCCTGATTTAAAAGAAGAACCTTATGGCGTGATGTTCTTACTTGATGAGTTCCCAACACTTGGTAAGATGGATACGTTCAAAGCAGGTATCGCTTATTTCAGGGGGTATAGAGTTCGTTTATTCTTAATTATTCAAGATACCCAGCAGCTAAAAGGAACATATGAAGATGCAGGTATGAACTCTTTCTTATCTAACTCAACATATCGTATTACCTTTGCTGCTAACAACTATGAAACTGCAAATTTAATATCACAATTAGTCGGTAATAAAACTGTAGAACAAAGATCATTCTCCAAACCTATATTTTTTGATCTTAATATTTCTACTAGAACACAAAATGTTTCTCAAGTTCAAAGGGCTTTACTTTTACCTCAAGAAGTAATACAGTTACCAAGAGATGAGCAGATTATTTTAATAGAGTCTTTTCCTCCGATAAAATCTCGTAAGATTAAATATTTTGAGGATAAGTTTTTTACCAGTAGATTATTACCGCCGACTTTTGTACCTACTCAAGTACCTTTTGATCCGCGAGCAAATAATAACGAAACTTCTCATTAG
- a CDS encoding PIN domain-containing protein has protein sequence MEVVIDTSVLVDLEKSKLTYEILEDYQQCYISPITITELLIGVDRADNENRRIKRLAFIEYILESLENTISK, from the coding sequence ATGGAAGTAGTTATTGATACCTCTGTATTAGTAGATTTAGAAAAAAGTAAATTAACCTATGAAATACTGGAAGATTATCAACAATGTTATATTAGCCCTATTACCATAACAGAATTATTAATAGGAGTAGATAGAGCAGATAATGAAAATAGACGTATTAAACGTTTAGCCTTCATCGAATATATATTAGAATCACTTGAAAATACTATAAGTAAGTAG
- the zapE gene encoding cell division protein ZapE: protein MSTIKPHQVITLDTKQTNLLEELSQIAIEFNKPKSLLKFFNKTNLKSGIYLFGPVGTGKTMLMNSFFEKLNVPKIIIHYQNFMQDIHKTMHKLQLENQKDIVPKIAKDYAKKTKILGIDEFEIKDITDAMIIDRLFDELIKQNVFIFITSNSQPNNLYKDGLQRNSFLPFIDKINNEFYVKHLDNHHDYRFDKALNVKGDRIIYPLTPKNQDKFQKIIVDISDNNFIPQTIEVLGREISFQKVHKRILITDFNELFTRNLSYIDYVNICQKFNIIIVQNMQIIPPDNTNLAVRFINFIDNAYFYKILLFMNLEDNPNKIYQGTARAEEFKRTISRLNEMNSESYLLNNDFRN, encoded by the coding sequence ATGAGTACAATAAAACCTCATCAAGTGATAACATTAGACACAAAACAAACCAATTTATTAGAAGAATTAAGCCAAATAGCAATAGAGTTTAATAAACCTAAGAGCTTACTTAAATTCTTTAACAAAACTAACCTTAAAAGTGGAATTTATTTATTTGGTCCGGTTGGCACAGGTAAAACTATGTTGATGAATTCTTTTTTTGAAAAGCTTAACGTGCCAAAAATAATTATTCATTATCAAAATTTTATGCAGGATATTCACAAAACGATGCATAAATTACAACTGGAAAATCAAAAAGATATCGTCCCCAAAATTGCTAAAGATTATGCTAAAAAAACTAAAATACTTGGGATAGATGAATTTGAGATTAAGGATATCACCGATGCAATGATAATCGATAGATTATTTGATGAGCTAATAAAACAAAATGTTTTCATTTTCATAACTTCTAACTCGCAACCTAATAATTTATATAAGGATGGGCTGCAAAGAAATTCATTTTTGCCGTTTATCGATAAAATAAATAACGAGTTTTATGTCAAACATCTTGATAATCATCACGATTATAGATTTGATAAAGCTTTAAATGTTAAAGGCGATAGGATTATTTATCCTCTAACACCTAAAAATCAAGATAAGTTCCAAAAAATTATTGTAGATATTAGTGATAATAATTTCATTCCGCAAACTATTGAAGTTTTAGGGAGAGAAATATCCTTTCAAAAAGTTCATAAAAGAATATTAATCACTGATTTTAATGAACTATTTACAAGAAATCTTAGCTACATTGATTACGTCAATATTTGCCAGAAATTTAATATTATCATTGTACAGAATATGCAAATTATTCCACCTGATAACACTAATTTAGCAGTCAGATTTATCAACTTTATTGATAACGCTTATTTTTATAAAATTCTACTTTTTATGAATTTAGAAGATAACCCTAATAAAATATATCAGGGGACAGCTAGAGCCGAAGAGTTCAAACGCACCATCTCAAGGCTAAACGAAATGAATAGCGAGTCTTACTTATTAAACAACGATTTTAGAAATTGA
- a CDS encoding IS30 family transposase, which translates to MAIYLLKDIKGKKRGKRRQRIIIPQRISIHQRDAIATKKVEVGNFEADLTFHKGNQSMNIGALVDKKSQKIILVLNNSKRATTVTNGFLRKIKTLPNSVRKTITMDNGKEFVGHVAYRLSGFQTFFCDPYRPRQKALVEKMNSMIHRILPKNTDITTVTQRGLDNVAEILNNMPRKIFGYKTPNEIWAENL; encoded by the coding sequence ATAGCTATTTACCTTCTAAAAGATATAAAAGGCAAGAAAAGAGGGAAGAGGCGTCAAAGGATCATTATACCACAAAGGATCTCAATACATCAGCGTGATGCAATAGCTACGAAAAAGGTAGAAGTAGGGAATTTTGAGGCAGATCTTACATTTCATAAAGGTAATCAAAGTATGAATATTGGTGCACTGGTGGATAAAAAGAGTCAAAAGATTATTTTAGTGCTGAATAACTCCAAGAGAGCTACAACAGTTACCAATGGTTTTTTAAGAAAGATAAAAACTCTTCCAAATAGTGTGAGAAAGACTATTACTATGGATAATGGCAAAGAGTTTGTGGGGCATGTTGCCTATAGACTATCTGGGTTTCAAACTTTCTTTTGTGATCCATACCGCCCTAGACAAAAAGCATTAGTGGAAAAAATGAATTCTATGATTCATAGAATTTTACCTAAAAATACAGATATTACTACCGTTACACAAAGAGGTCTTGACAATGTTGCTGAGATTTTAAATAACATGCCAAGAAAGATTTTTGGTTATAAAACCCCCAATGAAATTTGGGCAGAAAATTTATAG
- a CDS encoding HD domain-containing protein, with translation MEDLSSWKEKFEECIYAKKLLDKLHYLNTKVANPIDLEEVKKGIYYARKYHGFQIRKSGDPYYSHPIEVAIMVAEFTAAEVPKLYTSVMMQAALLHDTIEDTELNEEMIAEIFGEEVAKHVEGLTRVKPYGKITAEESLNILVKQKRYDTVLIKLFDRIHNVQTTLGAKSPEKAKKIIEETLRKFLILSIYLGTPKIRNKLLELSLKILESNRVISKNNSDSSFLTVQSEITRIHNLYLSELQ, from the coding sequence ATGGAAGATTTAAGCTCTTGGAAAGAAAAGTTTGAAGAATGCATTTATGCTAAAAAACTTCTCGATAAACTTCACTATTTAAATACTAAAGTAGCAAACCCAATAGATTTAGAAGAAGTCAAAAAAGGGATATATTACGCTCGTAAATATCACGGCTTCCAAATACGAAAATCAGGCGATCCATATTATTCTCATCCAATTGAAGTGGCAATTATGGTGGCAGAGTTTACAGCCGCAGAAGTACCTAAGCTTTACACGTCTGTAATGATGCAAGCGGCACTACTTCATGATACTATCGAAGATACAGAACTTAATGAAGAAATGATTGCCGAAATCTTCGGGGAAGAAGTGGCAAAGCACGTAGAGGGCTTGACCAGAGTTAAACCATACGGGAAAATTACCGCTGAAGAAAGTCTGAATATATTAGTTAAACAAAAAAGATACGACACAGTATTAATTAAGCTATTTGACCGCATCCATAACGTACAAACAACTTTAGGTGCTAAATCACCTGAGAAAGCTAAAAAAATTATAGAGGAAACATTGAGAAAATTTTTAATTTTAAGTATATATTTAGGAACACCAAAAATAAGAAATAAATTATTAGAACTATCTTTAAAAATATTAGAATCCAACAGAGTTATTTCTAAAAATAACTCTGATTCTTCTTTTCTAACTGTTCAAAGTGAAATAACCCGAATCCATAACCTATACTTATCGGAATTGCAATAA
- a CDS encoding antitoxin has protein sequence MAQIVKATEAVRSFSDIINRVYYKGESFDIQKGNNIVARITPAHPIDKPKKTLKEFFEHAPTLDADDAEQFKKVVYKARQKYDFKRDDKWK, from the coding sequence ATGGCACAGATAGTTAAGGCAACAGAAGCTGTTCGTTCATTTTCCGATATTATTAACCGTGTTTATTATAAAGGCGAAAGCTTTGATATTCAAAAAGGTAATAATATCGTGGCAAGGATTACTCCTGCTCATCCAATTGATAAACCTAAAAAAACTTTAAAAGAGTTTTTTGAACACGCTCCTACATTAGATGCAGATGACGCTGAACAATTTAAAAAAGTTGTATATAAAGCACGACAAAAATATGATTTTAAAAGGGATGATAAATGGAAGTAG
- a CDS encoding helix-turn-helix domain-containing protein: MMNRKYRHLSREERYEIKRMYDLGVSINKIAQHLTRSKSTISMELKRQNLRYE, from the coding sequence ATGATGAACAGAAAATATAGACACTTATCTCGAGAAGAGAGATATGAGATAAAAAGAATGTATGACCTAGGAGTCAGTATTAATAAGATAGCACAACATCTTACGAGGTCTAAAAGCACTATTAGTATGGAGCTAAAAAGACAAAACTTACGCTATGAGTAA